The following coding sequences lie in one Polyangiaceae bacterium genomic window:
- the moaC gene encoding cyclic pyranopterin monophosphate synthase MoaC translates to MKLYGFDEVGEGLELLPLAARRALDAAGLKLGREAWAALPLEAREALASEGSAHDVDTARVRDLCAAAKPQTVAVRTEPAADRAPAEVLSALGEARPLPAALWSSLSALDRYALSKAAERSTPERVDAAYREIVGATVLSTHLSPQGTVRMVSVGQKEPTLRRAQAESFVSLSSAGLQRLRDGNAKKGDVLATARIAGIQAAKRTADWIPLCHSITLTRVEVELELQAESSRLHIVTTAEALDRTGVEMEALVAASAAALTVYDMLKAYDRGMELGPTRLLAKSGGRSGDYRR, encoded by the coding sequence GTGAAGTTGTACGGCTTCGACGAAGTAGGTGAAGGACTGGAGCTACTGCCCCTGGCGGCGCGCCGTGCTCTGGATGCGGCAGGCTTGAAGCTGGGTCGCGAGGCCTGGGCCGCGTTGCCCCTCGAGGCGCGCGAGGCGCTCGCGAGCGAGGGCAGTGCGCATGACGTGGACACCGCCCGCGTGCGCGATCTCTGCGCCGCTGCCAAACCCCAGACCGTAGCCGTCCGCACGGAACCCGCAGCCGACCGCGCCCCCGCCGAGGTCCTGAGCGCGTTGGGCGAAGCGCGTCCACTCCCGGCCGCGCTCTGGTCCAGCCTTTCCGCCTTGGATCGCTACGCCTTGAGCAAGGCGGCGGAACGCAGCACGCCGGAGCGGGTCGACGCGGCCTATCGCGAGATCGTCGGCGCCACGGTGCTGTCCACTCACCTCAGCCCACAAGGCACGGTGCGCATGGTGTCCGTCGGGCAAAAGGAACCCACGCTGCGTCGCGCTCAGGCAGAGAGCTTCGTCAGCCTGTCCAGCGCGGGTCTGCAGCGCTTGCGCGATGGCAACGCCAAGAAGGGCGACGTGCTGGCGACGGCGCGCATCGCGGGCATCCAGGCGGCGAAGCGCACCGCGGATTGGATCCCGCTCTGTCATTCCATCACGCTGACCCGCGTCGAAGTGGAGCTAGAACTGCAAGCGGAGTCCTCGCGCCTGCACATCGTCACGACCGCGGAAGCACTCGATCGCACCGGCGTGGAGATGGAGGCCCTGGTGGCCGCGTCCGCAGCGGCTTTGACGGTCTACGACATGCTCAAGGCTTACGATCGTGGCATGGAGCTCGGCCCCACTCGCCTGCTGGCCAAGAGCGGGGGCAGATCCGGAGACTATCGCCGATGA
- a CDS encoding molybdenum cofactor biosynthesis protein MoaE: MSLFDVRDAPLSVDEVTAAVRHPGSGGIALFLGVVRDENDGRPVVRLEYEAYASMAIKEMTRIGEGIVAEIPGARVSAVHRVGSLEIGD, translated from the coding sequence ATGAGCTTGTTCGACGTACGCGACGCACCCCTCTCCGTGGATGAGGTCACCGCCGCCGTTCGCCATCCAGGTAGCGGCGGCATCGCGCTTTTCCTCGGCGTCGTGCGCGACGAGAACGACGGTCGCCCCGTCGTGCGGTTGGAATACGAAGCCTACGCCTCGATGGCCATCAAGGAGATGACGCGCATCGGTGAGGGCATCGTCGCGGAGATCCCCGGTGCGCGGGTCAGTGCGGTGCATCGCGTGGGCAGCTTGGAGATCGGCGAC